The proteins below are encoded in one region of Longimicrobium sp.:
- a CDS encoding FAD binding domain-containing protein — translation MLRLHEYTYHRPSTLAEAAAFLREHPDAMPIAGGTDLMPNMKHRLFTPRHLVALKGIGELHGIGLADAEGRAVGAGSAGAAQVVLGAAATLTEVSRHPLVREALPALAEAAAKVAGPQIRNQGTLGGNLCLDTRCTYYNQSFFWRNALGFCLKKDGDVCHVTRTGKKCVAAHSSDTAPVLIALGAVVDLVSADGERTLPVDAFFIADGKWNTVRRPDELVARVRVPLPGSGVRMGYQKVRQRNSIDFPLLSIATVADLDGDDRVRTLSVVVSALGSRPRVVSGLDKLAAGQRLGDVAEAVAQQAFKQCHPLENIIVDPDWRRAMVPVYVRRALLGMTSIPALAA, via the coding sequence ATGCTGCGCCTTCACGAATACACGTACCACCGCCCGAGCACGCTGGCCGAGGCCGCCGCGTTCCTGCGTGAGCATCCGGACGCCATGCCCATCGCGGGCGGCACCGACCTGATGCCCAACATGAAGCATCGCCTGTTCACTCCGCGCCACCTGGTGGCGCTCAAGGGCATCGGCGAGCTTCACGGCATCGGGCTGGCGGACGCGGAGGGACGTGCGGTGGGGGCGGGGTCGGCCGGGGCGGCGCAGGTGGTGCTGGGCGCCGCGGCGACGCTCACTGAGGTGTCGCGCCACCCGCTGGTGCGCGAGGCGCTTCCCGCGCTGGCCGAGGCTGCGGCGAAGGTGGCGGGCCCACAGATCCGCAACCAGGGCACGCTGGGCGGCAACCTGTGCCTGGACACGCGCTGCACGTACTACAACCAGTCGTTCTTCTGGCGTAACGCGCTGGGCTTCTGCCTGAAGAAGGACGGCGACGTCTGCCACGTCACCCGCACGGGCAAGAAGTGCGTGGCCGCCCACTCGTCCGACACCGCGCCCGTGCTCATCGCGCTCGGCGCCGTGGTGGACCTGGTCTCGGCGGACGGCGAGCGGACCCTGCCGGTGGACGCGTTCTTCATCGCCGACGGCAAGTGGAACACCGTGCGCCGGCCGGACGAACTGGTCGCCCGCGTCCGCGTCCCCCTTCCCGGCTCCGGCGTGCGGATGGGCTACCAGAAGGTGCGCCAGCGCAACTCCATCGACTTTCCCCTCCTGTCCATCGCCACGGTGGCAGACCTGGATGGGGACGACCGGGTGCGCACGCTCTCCGTCGTCGTCTCCGCGCTGGGATCGCGGCCGCGGGTGGTGTCGGGGCTCGACAAGCTGGCTGCGGGCCAGCGCCTGGGCGATGTGGCCGAGGCGGTGGCCCAGCAGGCCTTCAAGCAGTGCCATCCGCTGGAAAACATCATCGTCGATCCCGACTGGCGCCGCGCGATGGTGCCCGTCTACGTCCGCCGCGCGCTGCTGGGGATGACGTCCATCCCCGCTCTCGCGGCCTGA